A genomic region of Polyangia bacterium contains the following coding sequences:
- a CDS encoding YkgJ family cysteine cluster protein, with the protein MAPTTEYRGFYDLIGDDPLRHGDAGAAIGRAALATEGSSAATWISTLRQALAATASLLDGASVERHPLGFALGPANETCGSCAWLYVGGRGRPVERCRQKNAAAKSDSAGRTSRDFAACEKWEPPVDCQTCGACCREAYHVVSVSMRDPVVWKQPELIVRRGYRFEILRNNERCAALNVDTPPAGDAATADDSRPRPSSRYHCRIYEDRPSTCREFAAGGNHCLSARQRVGISR; encoded by the coding sequence ATGGCTCCGACCACCGAGTATCGCGGTTTCTACGATTTGATCGGCGACGATCCCCTTCGTCACGGCGACGCCGGCGCAGCGATCGGGCGCGCGGCGTTGGCCACGGAGGGCTCCAGCGCGGCGACATGGATCTCGACCTTGCGCCAGGCGCTGGCCGCCACCGCGTCGTTGCTGGACGGAGCGTCGGTTGAAAGACATCCGCTGGGTTTCGCCCTGGGACCAGCGAATGAGACCTGCGGTTCTTGCGCCTGGCTTTACGTCGGCGGACGCGGCCGGCCAGTCGAGCGCTGCCGGCAAAAAAATGCCGCGGCGAAAAGTGATTCCGCGGGCCGCACCAGCCGGGATTTTGCCGCCTGCGAAAAATGGGAGCCGCCGGTCGACTGTCAAACCTGCGGCGCCTGCTGCCGCGAGGCCTATCACGTGGTCAGCGTGTCCATGCGTGATCCGGTGGTCTGGAAGCAGCCCGAGCTGATCGTGCGGCGCGGGTATCGCTTCGAGATCCTGCGCAACAATGAACGCTGCGCGGCCCTGAACGTCGACACGCCGCCCGCCGGCGACGCGGCCACAGCCGACGATTCGCGCCCGAGACCGTCTTCGCGCTATCACTGTCGCATCTATGAAGACCGTCCCAGCACCTGTCGTGAATTTGCCGCCGGGGGCAATCATTGTTTGAGCGCCCGCCAACGCGTGGGCATCAGTCGCTGA
- a CDS encoding transglycosylase SLT domain-containing protein: MAAVAGFFALPLSAPNAGVNSVNTTTEEIAAAPSPDKQSSVQLSGDDSCMARTICAIKERIRWQTPAWTPSQCRRIAGAVSASAKKYNLSPTLILAVMINESDMNEKASRVYTRDNEIYAKDSGLMAIRCLLDKTDHCTNGNVRGMAWKDLMDPVTNVEAGARELAHWRDGGGITRVTINKRDAQGHLQRVTKDVPCQHKNHAFWAHYNHGPRYIDKGYPRHYPHRIAVLDHALATVMNLPAPELTAGRITIHDPGKRERTPDRPMEPRFKKLCHQIMDSASCSPVALNERAN, translated from the coding sequence GTGGCCGCTGTGGCGGGCTTCTTCGCTTTGCCGCTGTCGGCTCCCAACGCTGGCGTCAATTCTGTAAACACCACGACTGAAGAGATCGCCGCGGCCCCCAGCCCCGACAAGCAAAGCTCCGTCCAACTGAGCGGCGACGACAGCTGCATGGCCCGCACCATCTGCGCGATCAAAGAACGCATCCGCTGGCAGACGCCGGCGTGGACGCCCTCGCAGTGTCGTCGCATCGCCGGCGCCGTCAGCGCGTCGGCGAAAAAATACAATCTGAGCCCGACATTGATCCTGGCCGTCATGATCAACGAGAGCGACATGAACGAAAAAGCGTCGCGGGTCTATACACGCGACAACGAAATCTACGCCAAAGACAGCGGCCTGATGGCCATTCGTTGCTTGCTAGACAAGACTGATCACTGCACCAACGGCAACGTTCGCGGCATGGCGTGGAAGGACCTGATGGACCCGGTCACCAACGTCGAAGCCGGCGCGCGCGAGCTGGCGCACTGGCGTGACGGCGGCGGCATCACCCGCGTGACCATCAACAAGCGAGACGCCCAGGGGCATCTGCAGCGCGTGACCAAGGACGTGCCTTGCCAGCACAAGAACCACGCCTTCTGGGCCCACTACAATCATGGCCCGCGTTATATCGACAAAGGGTATCCGCGCCACTACCCGCACCGCATCGCCGTGCTGGATCACGCGCTGGCCACGGTGATGAACCTGCCGGCGCCCGAATTGACCGCCGGTCGCATTACCATTCACGATCCCGGCAAACGCGAACGCACCCCGGATCGCCCGATGGAACCGCGCTTCAAGAAGCTTTGCCACCAGATCATGGACAGCGCGTCGTGCTCTCCGGTAGCCCTGAACGAACGCGCAAACTGA